Below is a genomic region from Molothrus aeneus isolate 106 chromosome 5, BPBGC_Maene_1.0, whole genome shotgun sequence.
TTACTCATCTGGCTTCAATAGTAATGTTAAGTGTTGTAGTAATGTAGCGTTAAGCCTGCCCTGGCCATGGGGCGCGCAGCCCTGTGCGGTGCTGGAGCCGCGGTGGAAACGTGGCAGGACACAAAATGGCGGTGGCACCGCGAAATGGCGACGGGTGGGCGGGGCCGGCCCCGAGGGAGGCGGGGGACgcgcagcagcacagaaataaagaattgAGATAATTTGTGAAGTTCCGCCGTGCTCCCTGAGGCGCCCCCGGTAGAAAAGGCTATTATGTTGGTCGAACCAAATACTGATGGGTGCAAGTTCTGTTCGCAGGTTTTTCACGGCATCGCACAGCAGCATTGCTGTAGTCGACGAAAAAACCTTCTACTTGTCTACATCCTTCGACGTCAAAGCATTAAAAGCTGACGAAAATGAGCTTCTTGAACAACGAGATGCTGTTGGGGGATTCAATATCCCCCTTCAGCCAGCCGTGTTCGGTGGCTGAGGAAAGTCTGGGACTCCTAGATGACTACCTGGAGGTGGCCGAGCCCCTCGGTTCGCATGGGTTCTCCAGCGACAAGGCTAAGGCAGTCTCCTCCAATTGGCTTGCTGTGGACAGTTTAGGCAACACCATAGATAGCAGTCAGGGTAAGGTATTACTTCTTTTCGTAAAGGGCAACAATTACATAGTAACACAACATTTCAGTTGAAATTAAATTGCTAGGTTTTCTTAAATCTGAAGGCGATCTTAGGTGTGTTACCTGGGCTTGGAAAGAGTGTATGCTATGCTGCTTACCCTACAAACATTTGCTGGTTATGGTAAAGTGCCTCTTGTGCTGGCCTTAAAATAACACACCAGCTGTTTCTGTTCCTTGACAGAGGTAACAATAAGAAAGCATGGTTGTATGTTGTGAATGTCCCTGAATTCTTCTGGTATTTAAATAGGAGGGTTGGAATGTCACAAGAGCTGGTTATGTTGTACCCTGCAGTTTGAGGAGCTTAATGATAGAGTATTTTTTCCTGATGGTCTACTCTTTGTGCTATAATACATGAGAGAGCAAGGATGCTGAGTTGATAAACTGATAGATTGTTTTCATAAGCTTGAGTTGCACTGTGAGATGGCTTACTGAAGTGGTAATCTACTTTCTGTATTGTGCAGAGGATGCCTTCTCTGGCATGGAGTGGATGGTGGAGAAGATGGATCTGAAGGAATTTGATTTTGATGCCCTGTTAGGTATGGAACATCTGGAAGCCACCGTCTCACCAGACGAGCTGATGGCCACGTTGGAAGACACGTGTGATCTATTTAATGCTACCATCCAGGAATTTCACAACAAAGAACTTCCACTGATGAATAACGTAATCACCCATCTCCCCGAATCCCCCGTTGGAGCAGATCCAATGGCCCCATTGGCTTCCCTTTGgtcttttcccctctccccagggtcTCTGACTTCCACTTCAGACCACTCATTTAGTTTAGAACTAGGAAGCGAAGTGGATGTtctggaaggagaaagaaagagggagTACCCCACTGTGGTGGTGGTGATCACCAAGTCTGAGAAAGAGGATGAGAACCACTCAGATGATAGTGGAATATGCATGAGCCCAGACTCCTACCTGGGAACCCCCCAACACAGCCCCACCAATTCACTTGGATCCCCCAATGGCAACCAGTTCCCTGCAGATGCCCCTTGTGGCTCTGTGCAGTCCAAACCATACGATCATCCTGCAGAGAAGGTAGTGTCAGCTAAggtgaaaggagaaaagaaaatggataaGAAACTAAAAAAGATGGAGCAGAATAAAACTGCTGCCACGCGTTACCGGCAGAAAAAGAGGGCGGAGCAGGAGGCACTGTCTGGGGAGTGCAGAGAGTTGGAGCAGAAGAACCAGGCTCTGAAGGAGAAAGCAGATTCCCTTAGTAAGGAAATTCAGTACTTAAAAGATCTGATAGAAGAGGTCCGCAAGGCCAAGGGCAAAAGAGCTAGAGTCCCTGAGTAGGGTAGTCAGCAGTGTTGTGTGCATGTATATAAGCTTCCTGCTAAAGCTGTGTATTGCTGtctaataaataattttgtagtAAATGTGCAATGATGGTGTGTGATGAGTGGTACCTGTAAAACCAGCATGACTTGAACCACACCTCGGTGTAAGTACAAGCACAACAAGCTATTGTGTGTCTGGTGAGTGCAGTGTGTCACTTGGTGCTGTGTGTTCTGGGTGTGGATGCAGTGCAAGTGCACAGAGTGCTTGGAACTGGAGTGTGTGGAAAGTGTTGCAGTTGACTTGGCCCCTCAACAATTTACATGTATTCTAAAGTAACACTGAGGGTTTTCAGCAAATTTGTAAGCCCATTGAAACAAGTGAGATTGGAGAGTCATGGAAGACATAAAGTCAGTAATACCATGTGGTGGGAGGTGCTTATTTTCAGATGTGGGTATTTCTctgaagggaggaaaagagTCCAGGGACAAAATAAAGTTGTGAACACTGGTTTAAGAAAGCTTGTTAGGAGACAAAGTTCAGAGCAAGCACCAGTGTTCACTATCCTGTGGGTCTCCCTAGTGCCAAAACTAGAGCAGGAGCTGTTGACTGGCCCTGTCAAACTGGTGTGAGCTGGGCCAAGTGGATGGGGATTACTGATGGGTCATGTTCCTGTATCAGTGTGAAAGTCTGCTTCAGCCAGCCACTGATGAGTcaaatttttaaagataattctGCCTTTATATGGCCAAGGCTGTAGCTGAGTTGGTCCATAGAACTAGTTCAGCTCTGATCCTGcctcagctgtgcagggagggtACTGATGTGCTGGAGCACCTGTGTTTGTGTGGGGGTGTTGGGTGTTAAGGATTTGGGATGTGCCATTTTAAAACTACTTCATGTAtgctcaatttatttttttggccACTGATACCCCCATTTAACACTGCTTAATCCCTTTGGCATATGGACACACCACTAGTGTggcttcctcagctgctgggctcaggtgCTGGACATCTGAGCCTGGCTGGCACACATGCAGTGCAGTGACATCAGGGCTCCAGTCTGTGCTGGAGTGGGGAGGGGCAAGGTCCTTAGGGAAACCTTGGAGAATGGTTTCTCCATGGGCTGGAGTGGAGAGGGGAGAGGTCCTTAAGGGAACCTTGGGGAATGGTTTCTCCAGTTGCAGCCTGCTGAGGGTCATGGTCTCTGACATTTGAGCTCCTTAAGCCCTCAGGTTAGGGCTGCAGTCCTTCATCCCTGCTCCTTGCCCAAGCCCTTAGAGTGAGGTGGGATAACAGCTGTGCGCTGGGGGCCTGGTGTGccaaggctgctccagcccagggatggtgctgctggcagcaggagctggttgCTGCCATGGAGGGCTGAATGGCCAGGCCCTCAGAGGCACCTGTCTGTGCTTACAGCTGTGCCTGGGTGCTATTTACAAGAAGGGTCCCCATCAGGAGTTAGGGCTTGTGTCACACTGTGGAGGGGGTGGATAACTAAGACCCTCCCCTTGGAATCATGTTTGAGTAGTCTCAAACCTCCTGGGTAAGGGCACTGGTGACCAGGTACCGTATGAATGGGGTGCACTGCAAACTGGAGACTGcaagcagggacaaggaactcTGTTGTGGTTTAGGAGGTAGACCAATGTAATAGGTGTCCTTCAATTCAGCTGCATCAACCAGGTTGGGGATGGGGATCATTAGAGGCAGAAAAGCCCCAAGGTTTTGGTCAAATTTGCACCTGAGGTGTCATTGTGCTCGGTCTCAGTTGAGCCGCAGAAAAGTGGCTGTGAGTCTATCAGTCGGTGGCCTCCCTGTGTAGGGGAAaaccctcctctcctcctcatACTGATTCCCCCTTTCCCACCACAGGGCAACCACCTCCTCTTCCCTTAGAGCCATAGCAACTTCTGCTTAcacctggcagcaggcagggctgagggagcaTCTCCTGTGTTCTGCTACCCTTACCCAGTTCTCCTGAAGCCTGAAAAATTAGCAGCACATTtatcccctccccacccctgtctgtggggtggggagggggtaaATGCCCTGGCAGGACTGTCGGTGAGCCACTTGTGGCTAAAACCAATTTTTCTCTGCATTCATGCTCTGCAAGTGGATGAGCTGGCCAGTAAGTTCATGATTCTGGTTTCtacagccctgcagagggtAGGCAGGTCCAATTTACCAAATGACACTCACTCCAGGGAAGGCAGATCAGAGCTGGAACAGGTGAGGAGGAATGCATGATGCATCCATGCTGCTTTGCTCTCTGCAGCCATGTGAGTGCTTTGCAGAACTCCTTGCAGGAGAATCAGAAACCTGCCCTTAAAGAGCAGTCAGCACCGTCAGTGCTTGCTGAGGCTCCGAGCTTGTGGTTTTGCAGAGGCAGCCCATATGGCAATCTCCTGCAACGCCTGCTTGAAATGACGCTGTGTTTCCATACTTAGTAACTTAGTTAAGATTTTACAGGGGCTGGAGATCAGGGCTGACTCTTCCTCTGCATTTTTTATCTAGACTTTTCCTCCAGGCTTCAGTTAGGCACAGCAAGCATCACGCCActtggctctgcagcccagcagcttgtccagcctgcagcaggagccaaggaaCACCCAGGACACCGTCACAAGCTCCAGCCCACAAGGGTAAAATGTCTGATGGCCTCCTGCCTAGTAActgattttatattttgcaAACTGCAGGagctctctcctttttctcacAGCCTCACAGAACAAATGTTCTTCAACTGATTCCTTGCAGCTTGGATAGAGCATGATACCATGTCCAGAACTAGATTGTAGTGCATGTAATGCAGGCTTTACCTACCCCTGGAGAAGCCTAGTTCTTCTACATCCTTGGAAACAGCAGAATTCCCCCAATCTGCCTTATATAAAAGCTGTTTGAATCTGAAGTTGGCACACCTGATGGGATTTCTGTCTCAGttatttttcctctgaattAAGGGGCAGTGAGATAGACTTCACACAAACAGAGTGTGACCCTCAGGCTCCAATTCCTCAGCCAGTTTTGTGCTTCATGGTAAACAGGAGTCCAATATTCCCCCATGTAACCAACCATCCTTGTACAGTTCAATGCTCACAAAGCCCCTTCTCATAAGCTTGTTCCTGCTGTTATCATAATATTTATAACTACCTTCCTCTTCACCCTGCCTTTAGAGAGACCCAGGTGCATG
It encodes:
- the ATF4 gene encoding cyclic AMP-dependent transcription factor ATF-4, coding for MSFLNNEMLLGDSISPFSQPCSVAEESLGLLDDYLEVAEPLGSHGFSSDKAKAVSSNWLAVDSLGNTIDSSQEDAFSGMEWMVEKMDLKEFDFDALLGMEHLEATVSPDELMATLEDTCDLFNATIQEFHNKELPLMNNVITHLPESPVGADPMAPLASLWSFPLSPGSLTSTSDHSFSLELGSEVDVLEGERKREYPTVVVVITKSEKEDENHSDDSGICMSPDSYLGTPQHSPTNSLGSPNGNQFPADAPCGSVQSKPYDHPAEKVVSAKVKGEKKMDKKLKKMEQNKTAATRYRQKKRAEQEALSGECRELEQKNQALKEKADSLSKEIQYLKDLIEEVRKAKGKRARVPE